Below is a genomic region from Pseudochaenichthys georgianus unplaced genomic scaffold, fPseGeo1.2 scaffold_1592_arrow_ctg1, whole genome shotgun sequence.
CCCTGATTTGAGTCTCTCATTCAAATTATTTAAAGGTTCTCTTTATTTTAATAAATCCTAATACACCCTGGCTCAATCTCATTGAGAGTAATGGCCTTCAACTGAAAATAGATTAATAAGGAAGCTGATGGCTCTGGGGGGGTAGTAGTAcgttgtaagttgctttggataaaagcgtctaacaagtgccATCAGGTAATGTAGTGTTACACAGCCAATACACGTGTAGTGCCGCTTCACACCATGTGGTGCCAGCAGAGACTTCTGTGAATGTCTCATCTACCAAGATTTACAGCAAAGAATAAGAAAAGAGCCAATCACAGAGCAGGGCATCAGATTGAACTGTTGTTTAGTTTCAAACGGCTGCTCTAAAAACAGTTTACTTTGAGTCTGTTTTTTGACTAAACTACAAACAGAAGCTGGCTGGATCTATTTTCACACGGTAACAATGAAgttaaccgacatgaaaaagcTGAAAGTGGCCGAGCTGCGGTCCAGACTGAAGGATCTCGGGCTGGACAACAAGGGGCTGAAGGCTGAGCTGCTGGGCAAGCTGTGGTCCGCGTTAGAGGCGAGACCAAGTCAACAAAACGGTGATGAAAAGGAGGATAAACCTAACCTACTGAATTGCAGACCTTTGACACCTTTAGCATCACCGGAGACGGTGGACACCCACCCTCAGTCCCCATCACCCCCGACAGGAGTGCTCACAGACACCGCCACACAGGCAGAGACTCCCCCCGGGCTGCCTTCACTACAACACGGATCAGCCGAGAGTGTGGTGTCTGGGTGTCAGGTGGGGGAGGGAGAGGTTGAACATCTGCAGGGAGGTGCAGAGGGTCCTGAAGAGGACAGAGGGGCTCTGCCTTCAGAGGAGAGTATGAGCAAAGGGAGAGCTTTCTACGAGTTCAAAGAGGAGATACGATACGTAAGGTAACCGTTACGCAAAGTAAGATTTGAGTTGTCGTTTTGTTAAGAACAGTGGTTCTCTGTTACAAGTCaaagttaaaaaaaagtgtaaGCATCAACATATAATTAAAGTACCCAAAGTACTCattcagattggtccatttcagaataatgtaTATCGTACGTttagattataattattgatgtattaaagtgttatcaaagctggtaaaggtgcagctagttgtaATCACTTTttttatactgcagggtagcttgtgaatgttGTGTAAGCTGTAACtagtcttatttaagtgttgtttatatgtcacatcattaatccaaaggtattaaataaatgtagtggagtaaaagtgcaCGAtacacctctgaattgtagtggagtactgtacttgagtaagtaCTACTCAGTAACTTTACACAACTGGTTTAGAATCATTTTAAAGCTTCAAGCCAAACAAAATGCACTGTGCAAGGAAGATGAAATAAAGCAAAAACATTGCTAAACTTGGTATTTAAAAATCTCTTTGAGGAATATATATGGAAAGGATGTTATAAAACAATATGCTTCTCTATCCCTTGAAGAGCCAAATCACCACAACCTGCAGtggacggagaggagacggaggAGGAGAGTGAAGATGAAGTCAGACTAAATCCATGTAAGTCTCTGGACTTCACCACCTTTCTGGTGAACGGACCTAAGACAGTCCGCACTTGTTCACAGTGTTTCAAAGTATGATTTGTTAATTTTGTCATAAGAGCGGTGCAGAGAAGTTTTGAAGACTTTCTGTTCCCGTCCCCACAGATGACGGTCACCTCCACTTTAAGGAGGGTCCTGATGGGGCCTGTGGTCAGCCGCGGTTCTGGGCCCGATTTCCCTCGCTGTGGTCGGGCTGCAGGCTCACTCACGGGGTGCTGCAGGGCAGGGTGGGCTTTGAGGTGAGGCTGGAAAAGAAGTTGTTGACTACACAGCTGCAGGAACAAGAGGACGTGGATCCCTGCGGCCTGAGAGTCGGCTGGTCTGTGGCCCACTCCTCTCTACTGCTGGGTAAGAGTCATCATTAGGTTCATGTTTGGAAGTATGATTTAAACATATTAAAACTGGAAacgttcatttttttaaatccctCTCTTCTATCGCCAATTGGCTTTATATCTGCCTCTACCAGGTGTGGATGAATTATCTTTTGCTTATGATGCACGAGGGAAAAAAGTGTCAGGTGGGAAGGAGGAAGAGTTTGGAGAACCGTTCTCAGTGGGGGATATTGTCGGCTGTTATGCTGTGAGTAACACTTATCTTGAATTCTTTCTCTATTCACATTCTTTGAAACTTTACTATCTTGTCACCGAGATCTGAATTGTATTTGTTCTAATCCCGACTCTGTGTATGTCATGTTTACACATGCATGTTGTCAGTCATTCTCTTCAGACGGTGCTGTTGAGCTCTCTTTCCATAAGAACGGTCGTCTCATGGGTCAGGCCTTCTCCCTGGACGCCTCCCTGCTGCTGGCTCGCCCACTCTTCCCTCACATCCTCTGTAAGGGCTGCTCAGTCCGATTCCTCCTGGACCCCACAGCTCCTCCCTGGTACCCCGGCCCTCCAGGGTTCACACCGCTGGCAGCCCTTTCTGCTGGGCAGAGGGAGCGTGCAGCCTTGCCTCCTACATCCAGAGCACAGGGCGAGGTGAGAGACAGGAGCTGGGTTTACAGACAAAGTAATACATGCAGAGTTAtcacaaagtgtttttaatgCATCCCTGTGACGGAAAATGTTGTTGTTGATGAATAACATTTTTAGACTGACATCCACTATTAGCTATGACACTAGCATTGctcatttgtttattttctaGCGCTGTACCGAATAGTACGGAGCTTCAAGGCTTCATTCATAAGTTACTATTACATATTAAATataatttagctgacgcttttatccaaagcgaaatAACTGCAAAAACCATAAAGAATAAAACTCCCAACAACAGCGAAAGTGCAGATATATTCACTTCAAACAAGATCTTACCAACAGTAAGTGCTGGTGAATCAGATACAAGGCCTAAATTAATTCAACAAATGcaatttatttttgttgttgacgAAGTTGACATTCAGATTctgttcagctttttctgccCATTTGCAGACAAAGATTAGGCTACACTGATAGTTTTTGTATTCTGACACTGTTCCTTTTTTTAGAATGCTAGGATTCAAACATTTGCAAAACTCTAAATTGCTGCAAAGTCTAAAAGTAtagctgtaaaaaaaaaaacgacatCCGGTACAGGAAATAAGTAGTCATTACAAGTTGTTACATTTTCATCTCTTGTTTTTCCCTTCAGGTGTTGTTGATGGTTGGTCTTCCTGGTTCTGGGAAAAGCCACTGGGCCCAGGCTCACATGAGGAAGCACCCTGAGAAACAGTACAGGCTGCTGGGCACAGAGGAGCTGCTCGCATCTGTGATTGTCAGTCAAACCTCCAGTCTTTACTTTTGTTAAATATTCCAATATAATTTTCAACTTATGACCAACttatccaaaaaaaaaaaaaagagtaacctgtgtgtgtgtgtgtgtgtgtgtgtgtgtgtgtgtgtgtgtgtgtgtgtgtgtgtgtgtgtgtgtgtgtgtgtgtgtgtgtgtgtgtgtgtgtgtgtgtgtgtgtgtgtgtgtgtgtgtgtgtgtgtgtgtgtgtgtgtgtgtgtgtgtgtgtgtgtgtgtgtgtgtgtgtgtgtgtgtgtgtgtgtgtgtgtgtgtagagcggTGGACAGAGGGAGATCTGGCTGCAGCAGGCCTCTCAGTGTCTGACTGATTTGATCAAGATGGCTTCTCAGACTCCTGGCAACTATATCCTCGACCAGGTAACTCTTCACTGCTAAacacattcattcatttaac
It encodes:
- the LOC117441243 gene encoding heterogeneous nuclear ribonucleoprotein U-like protein 2; the encoded protein is MKLTDMKKLKVAELRSRLKDLGLDNKGLKAELLGKLWSALEARPSQQNGDEKEDKPNLLNCRPLTPLASPETVDTHPQSPSPPTGVLTDTATQAETPPGLPSLQHGSAESVVSGCQVGEGEVEHLQGGAEGPEEDRGALPSEESMSKGRAFYEFKEEIRYVRAKSPQPAVDGEETEEESEDEVRLNPYDGHLHFKEGPDGACGQPRFWARFPSLWSGCRLTHGVLQGRVGFEVRLEKKLLTTQLQEQEDVDPCGLRVGWSVAHSSLLLGVDELSFAYDARGKKVSGGKEEEFGEPFSVGDIVGCYASFSSDGAVELSFHKNGRLMGQAFSLDASLLLARPLFPHILCKGCSVRFLLDPTAPPWYPGPPGFTPLAALSAGQRERAALPPTSRAQGEVLLMVGLPGSGKSHWAQAHMRKHPEKQYRLLGTEELLASVISGGQREIWLQQASQCLTDLIKMASQTPGNYILDQSNILFSARRYKLQLFTGFRRRVVVVVPSADEWKRRLSLHRTSGGEQIPETPLLKLQVMFRLPEHESQLQEELQYVELPQEQAQALLQELRNEAQRLLPPSLKQEKKPRLHRKRPHPHRPAASHRLQSTGCHGWNRTRPDMEPWRQQPRYWSGPYQQQGSYYRDSGYGGYC